ACAGAGCTCTGGTGCGGGCTGTTCCAGCAATGTCCATCTCGTATTGTCTGCTAAAAGTTCTTCGGCATCATAACCGTGTTTTTCTAAAATCCCCGGAATCTCAGAGTGAACAATGACTTGTTGAAAGATATTTTCATGGTAGTCTTCCGCTTCATTTTCAAAGACAACATCAACTACATGGGAAAAAGCCGTGTGTGATACGTCGTGGAGCAGGCCCGCTATCTGCTCTTCTATCGTTCCTCCCAGCTTTTTGATGAGGAGCATCACGCCAAGAGAGTGCTCATACCGTGTCACATCCCACTTTCGATTGACTAAAAAGCTTGCTCCGCCTTGATAGATTCCTTTTAACCTTTGCACCGGCGCGCTCTTGATAAGCTCTTCCAGCACCCCGTTTATTTGGTGCTGTCCATAAATGATATCGTTGATTTTCATACCGTCACCTCAACATCTATTTTCTAATTGTTATATATTGTATATTGATATTGCACATTTTCTAAAAGGAGGATTACGATGAAGATTGTCGCAAGCAATGAGTTGCCGCAATATATAATAACCGATTTTTTTGCCAAGCATTGGGGTTCACCCGAAATGGTGATTTCCAGCGGCGTTTTTCGATGTGATGAATTAGATGGCTATGCCGCTTTAGATGAGGATGGCCAAATCATCGGTTTTATTACATACGTGATAGATGGAAAAGATTGTGAAATCATTTCATTAGATCGTATCATTGAAAAGAAAGGAATCGGCACAGCTTTACTGCAGCAGGTTGAAGAGACGGCTAAAATTGCCCATTGTCAACGAATAAAGCTTATCACAACAAATGATAATGTATATGCGATGGCGTTTTATCAAAAGAGAGGCTATCAATTCACCGCATTGTTTCCGAATGCAGTTGAAAAAGCGAGGCGACTCAAGCCGGAGATTCCTAAGAAAGCTGAAAACGGCATTTTAATTCGAGATGAAATTCTTTTTTCAAAGGTAATTGATTAAATGAATAGGAGTTGTTTTATGTCCAGTCATTATAAATACCCTCTCATTTTCACAGCATCTTTATTAGTGGCTTTCTGCTTGATCTTTTTTTCCTATCATCTGTTTCATGATGTGCGATTGGAGTATCCGAACTGGCAGGGAGAAAGCAAAGATCGGAATTGGGAAGCAGTTTTCACAAAAAATGAAGATGCACCGAATGAATACAGCGGCAATCTTTATTGGATAGGCGATACGGCTCAAGCAGACCACACTTATGTCGAGTCACTGATTGTGAAAAAAGATCATGAGGTTCTGTTACGTTCTCATACTGAAATCCCCATGCGCGATTATTCCGGCGGCACTTCCCGCGATGGAAGCGCAAAAGAGACATCCGTTTCTTTTTTAGAGCGGTTAGATGAACATGAGTTTGAAGGCCATGATATTACGGTTGAAGTGATATGGAAGCAAGGTGATCATGCTACTGCGAGTCAGTTTTCCCTTAATGAAAAGACCTTGTTTGATCATTAAATAAAAGCGGGGAATCTCATAGAGGTCCCTGCTTTCCGCTTGCAAATTGTCCGGTAAGTCTCTCTGCCCCCCCTTATCCCCGCAGGCATTCAGCCTGATCTTTTTATATGCTCGTCCTCACTCCGTCGGAAGGGCCTCATTGTCCGCGACTCTCTTATTCTTGTAAATCCAATCTTTAAAATCAATTCATATTCGCTTAACAATTTAAAAATATAATGAGGTTGTCATTGAGATTCATCTATTTTTAGGAGGTTATCCAGTTGAAAAAATTCCCGAAGAAATTACTGCCTATCGCGCTTTTATCAACTATTGCGTTCAGCAGCTTAGCCGGCGGCAGTGTGCCTGAAGCTAGCGCCAAGGAAAAGAAAAAGGGGAATCAAGACGAAATTAAGAATGTGATCGTTCTGATTGGTGATGGTATGGGTGTGTCGTATACGTCCGCTTATCGTTATTTAAAGGATAATAAAAAGACAAAGTTTGTAGAGCCTACCGCTTTTGATCAATACCTTGTCGGCCAGCAAACGACTTACCCTGAAGATCCAGAACAAAACGTAACAGATTCTGCAGCTGCGGCTACGGCTATGTCAGCTGGAGTGAAAACATATAACAATGCGATTGCGGTGGATAACGACGGGTCAGAGGTCAAGACGGTTCTTGAAGCAGCGAAAGAAAAAGGAAAATCAACAGGACTTGTGGCCACTTCAGAAATCACACACGCCACTCCGGCCTCTTTCGGTTCCCACAATCACAGCCGGAAAAACATGAACTCGATTGCCGATGACTATTTTGATGAAATGGTAAACGGCAAACACAAAATTGATGTGCTTCTCGGCGGAGGAAAAAGCAATTTTGACCGAAAGGACCGCAATTTGATCAAAGAATTCAAAAAAGCGGGATACAGCTATGTGGATAACCGCAAGAACATGCTTAAAAATAAAGACAGCCAAGTTCTCGGCCTATTCGCTGACGGCGGCCTGCCTAAAATGATTGACCGCACGAAGGATATTCCTTCATTAAAAGATATGACAAACATTGCTATTAAAAAATTAAACAAGAATAAAGACGGTTTCTTCCTCATGGTGGAAGGCAGCCAGATTGACTGGGCGGGACATGACAATGATATCGTCGCTGCCATGAGTGAGATGGAAGACTTCGAACAAGCTTTTAAGGCGGCTATTGATTTCGCCAAAAAAGACAAGCACACATTGGTTGTCGCAACGGCTGACCACTCAACCGGCGGGTATTCCATCGGTGCGGACGGCATCTACAACTGGTTCAGCGAACCTATTAAAGCCGCAAAGCGCACACCTGATTTTATGGCAGAAAAAATCGCTGACGGCGCAGGTGTTGAAAAAACATTAAAAACGTATATTGACCAAAAGAAATTATCTTTAACAAAATCAGAAATTCAATCTGTTGAAAAAGCCGCAAAAACGAAAGAAGTGCTTGAAATCGATAACGCGATCGAGGAGATTTTCAATAAACGCTCCCACACTGGATGGACGACAAGCGGACATACTGGTGAAGATGTTCCCGTCTACGCGTACGGACCGTCCAGCGAGGATTTTGCAGGGCAAATTGATAATACTGAAATCGCCAAAAAAGTTTTCGACGCTTTACAATACAAGATTAAGATTAACGATAAGTAATAGAATACAAGGTGTCCCGTTACTTGTATGAAAGTGACGGGCTCTCTTTTTAATGGAGGAATCATGATGAGACGAATTCTTTCGATTGCTGTTTTTATCGTCATGCTTGCGGGCTGCTCGTCAAACGCCAATACAGAAAAACAAAATGCGGGCGATGAGCAAAAGGTAAAAGCCGCTCCGCAGAGCACATCATCTCAAAAAGACAGCAGAGATGAGTATCAGCCTAATTCCCAAGTTACCGATGACCGATCTTTGACGAAGGCGGGCCAAACGTTTTCTGATGACAAAGGAAAAGCTGTTTTAAAGGATATCAAGCAAGTGAATCAAACTTACAAGATTGGCGACGTGGAGTTAACAGTAAAAGAGATGAAGCTGATCCATTTGCGTCCGGACTACAGCATGATTGATTATTTTCATGTGTTAACACACGATGAGGAGTTTGATTTCGTTAAGGTCTTCGTTGACATCAAGAACACATCTTCAAAGAAAGTAAATGTTGCGCCGATTGCCTTAATGAAAACAAATACAGGGGAAACCTTTGATTGGAACAAAGACATTTATCTTGAAGAGTTAAATGGGGAATTGGAAGCCGGAGCCGAGAAGTCCGGAAACCTTGGTTTTATTGTGAACGCATCAAGCGGCCATGACCATGATGAAGAGTCTCATCAGAAAAAAGCAAAAGAGATCAAATGGATCGAAATCACAACAAGTGACGTCTTTGACCACAACCATCAGAAAATCAGTGATGCTCAAAAGATTAAAATCGAGTTTTAAATGTCGAACTCCCGTCCTGAATGACGGGAGTTCTTTGCTTATTTGGTTTTTTGACGAATCAATTTATTCATCCGCTCCATCACTTCATCCATGTCCATGCACTCTTGGAAGCTTTGATTGATTTTTTGGATCCCTTTCGTATATTGATCGTGATGCAAAACCTCATCTACGCCCTCTTTTAATTTTTGCACATCAACTTCATCTTTTGAGATGACATAGCCAGCATGAAGTTCAGAAAGACGCTGTGCCACCATTGGCTGATCCTTGTCATGGGGCAATACAACCAAAGGCACATTGAAATGGATGCCTTCATTTACGCTGTTCATTCCGCCGTGTGTAATAAAAACATCAGCATGATCCAGAACCTCCAGCTGAGGGACATATGGGGCGATGATAAAGTTTTCCGGCGCCTGCTTTAATTTGGCCAGATCCGCTTTTTCTCCGGCAGCGATAACGACTTTTCCGTTAAAGCAAGAAAATGCATCTATACAAAGGTTGAAAAATTCCTCCGTATGATCCAGAACAGTGCCCATTGAAATATAAATGACCTTTTCATCTTTTAACTGTTCAATTGGAAAATCTGATTTTTCCGCTCTCTTTGGAAAGCTGGGACCGATAAACAGACATTCATCCCCGAAACGATCGCTTTCAGGCTGAAAATAACGGCTTGTATACACGACATTCAATTCCCCTTTATTGTTCATGAATTGAACCAGATTTTTCGGGGCAACACCGTACGTTTCTTTCATTTGAGCCAAAAGGTCTTCGCATTCTTGATCCAATTCAAGCGGGATTCCGGATTCCGGATGCAGTGGCAGGATTTTCAGATGCTCTTCGCCAAACAGGAAGGATGCTGATGAAGAGACTCCGGGAATATCTAAGAAATCCCTCACCAATTCCCCCGCCCCGAATTTATCAAAATAAACAAAATCAAATTGAATGCTCTTAGATAAGTCTTTTACTATATGTAAAATGTCCAGCGAGGTTTTGATATGGATTTTAAGAAACTCAAGAATTCCATTGGGTGAAGCGATTTGAATAGGTGTTGTTCGGAGCAGGTCGCGGTGAAGGTGGACAGTTGCGCCCGCTGCTTCTAATCGTTTTTTATATGTTTCAGTGGAAATATAATGGACATCATATCCCTTCTCGGAAAATGCTTTTGTGATGCCTAAGGTTGGATTCACATGGCCTTCCGCCGGAAAATTTAAAATCAATACCGTTTTCATTTTGACTACTCCCTCTCACTCGCTATGTTTGATCAGACTCTACTAATCGTAAAATGGGAACGCAACGCCACGCAAGGGACAAATGATTGATTCATGAAACGCATCTGGACTAAATCCTGAAAAGACACCAAGCTTTGGTGTCTTTTTCATACCTTTCTGATCGTAAAAAATTTCCGCAAAAGCCATGGGCCTGGCGTGAAACCCAAGGTTAACTGCCAAGCGCCTATGGCTTGCAGTCCGTATTCCCGGACGATCAGCATTTTCTGGCTCATGCTTCTGACATCTTCAAACCATACCTCATGCGTCCGCCCCTGTTGATCACGGTATCGGAAAAAAGGTGATTGGTATTCGGCTGAATATTGGATCGGGGTTTGGTACCTCATCGCTGTTTCGATTGCATTTTGATTTGAAATGGCTGAAGCAACAGTGCCCGGCTGGTACGGGATAATCCAGTCGTACCCGTAGAGCGGAACTCCAATGATGATTTTTCTGCTTGGCACCTGCGCAATCGCAAACTCAATGGTGCTTCTGATCTCCGAAATCGGCGCTACAGGCCCCGGCTCACTTCCGGCATGATGCCAATCATAAGCCATGATAAACATATAATCGACAACTGCTCCGATCCCTCCGTAATCATAGCCCCTCAGCCATGGAATATTATCGCTTGTTTTTGCAGGAACAGCTATCGTCAGCACATACCCTCCCGCCTGAAGACGATCTCTCAGCTGGCGCAAAAATCCAGTGAACAGATCACGATCCGCGGCGCTTACCTGTTCAAAATCGATTGTCACACCCCCATATCCTCTTGTCGAGACCAAGTAATAAATATTGTTGACCAGATTGGTTCTCGCTGCCGGATTGTTCAGGACTTGGCGAACGAGTTCTGTGCTGAAACCATCTGATGTAAGGTTTGTTATGGTAGCAAGCGGCGTCACTCGTCTTTGCCATGTGGTCTCGATTGCGGCCGCATCATTCAATTGATTTGCAATGTCGCCGTTAGGTGCAAAATGGTATTCGAAAATCGAAATTGAAGACGAGTATGGGGCAAAGTCATTAATTAATTCGCGATCGAGATCGGGATTTCGGAGCACATAAAAACTTAACGTTCCCGCAATGTAATTTGAGATAGAAGGGATCGTTATTTTTGCTCCGACTTGCAATTCATTTGGGCTGATGCCCGGGTTTGCCGCCCGCAGCCGCTCTAATGGAACAAACGATTTTGCCGCAATGGCGGTCAGCGTGTCTCCCGGCTGAACCGTATACACATAAAGAGGGATAAGCAGAGCCTGACCGGGCACGATATTCGTTTCTTCTAACCCGTTCACACCTTGGATTTGATCAACAGCAGCATCGTATCTTCTGCCTATGGAAAACAAAGAATCACCAGGCCGGACGATATGGATAAACATGTGTAACCCCCATTATTCGTTAATAAATCCATCATAAAATGGTATTAACGGGAGCCCTTTTATATGTTTGTGAACACAAAAAAACCAAGGAGAAGCTCCCCCTGGTACCGTATCACGCAAATCAATTCTCTTTTCCTTCTCCAATCACATGTTTCAAATGCTCACAGTCATGATTGAAATGAGCCATCACATACTGTTTGGCCGCTTCTTTATTTTTCTTTTTCACTTCTTCAAATATCTTGCGGTGTTCACTCAATATCGTCTCTGCACGGTGGTCGCCAGTATAATTTAGGATTCTGCAAAAGTGAATCAGATCATTGACATGCTCAAGCAAATTTTTCAAATGTCTGTTATGGCTAAAATCGACAAGGAGCTCATGAAATTTTTGGTTTAAGCTGATGATTACCGTATCTTCTGTTCCGTTGTGAATGGCTTTTTCTGTTTCTTCAAGCTGTTTTTCAAGAATGGCAAGCTCTTCCTCATCCGCTTCTTCTATGACTAGCTCAACTGCCAGCTGCTCCAGCGGAATTCTGATTTTATAAATCTCATCTACATCTTTTGCCGTTAACGATGTAATAGAAAATCCATTTCGGTCATCTGCTTTTAACAAACCGTCTTTCTCAAGCAGCCGCATAGCTTCCCTTATCGGAGATCGGCTGACACCAAAGCTTTTCGCCAGTTGTGTTTCGTTGATCCGTTCCCCCGGCTTAAAAGTTCCGTTGAAGATCATTTTTTTCAGCTGGTTATAAAATTGCAGGTAGTAAGGAGTCGGTTTGTCTAATTTAAAATCGTCCATATATAATACCTCTTTTGAATATATTCATGGGCTTTTCTTCATCAAAATCATATAACAGATGGTAATGGGAAGCAACAAACTGCCTTGTCAGATCTCAGAATTTGAGGTACGATATGTTTGCTGAACGACGGTCGACGGACTACTGGCAACTGAAAAACCGGCATGCTTTTCATCGTCAATGAGCCGCCATACCTCCGCCAAAACAGCGCACTCTTACATTCTTAGACCTTTTCAATGGAGGAAAAATATGCTCATTATTCTAGTTATGTTTCTTTTGGGAATTATTTTAGGCTTTATTGGTGCCGGAGGAGCAGGCTTTGTCATTGCACTTTTAACTCTTCTTTTCCATATCCCGATTCATACGGCTCTTGGCACTTCTCTCGCCGGCATGGCTTTTACCAGCTTATCAGGGGCGTACAGCCATTATTGTGAAGGCAACATTCAGATGAAAATCGGCTTAACAGTCGGATGCTTTGCTGCGGTTGGCTCATTTTTCGGCGCCAAGCTGACATCCTTTATTCCGTCTGATTTGCTACACTACTTGACGGCTGGGATGTTGTTTTTATCAGCGATTCTCATTTTAATCAGATTGTTTCTTTTAAAAGAGAAGGCTCAAATGAATCAGAGCCACCTTTCAACGTATACGAGAGCGGTCATTTTAGGCATTGTTTCCGGCGTTCTTTCCGGCACTTTCGGCATTGGGTCGGCGCCTTTTATTCAAATCGGTTTAATGATCATGCTGAACCTGTCCATCCGCCATTCTGTCGGAACGACGATGCTTGTGATCATTCCTCTCGCTGTAGGTGGAGGAATCGGATACATCACAGAAGGTTATGTCGATTATATACTGCTGATGAAAGTCTTAGTCGGCACGATGTGCGGTGCCTATGTAGGCGCGAAATTCACCAACCTTATGCCAAAGGTGGTTCTGAAATCGGCCATCTTCTTGACTCCTGCGATTGCGGGCCTGCTGTTATTATTCTAACTAAAACAAAAAACCTGACGCCATGTCAGGTTTTTTTATGAGCTGTGCTCCGCTCGCTCCTTCGTTAGTCCAAAAAACGCCAGCGAACCGATGACCGCTGTCACAAACATGATCGCTCCCATTGGAATGGCAGTCGTTTCATTAATGCCGACAAGCGGGGAAACGATCGATCCGAGGAGAAGCGGAAGCATGCCAAGCAGCGCACTTGCGCTTCCGGCTCGTTGCCCCTGCTTCTCCATAGCCAGCGTAAACGTGCTGGTCAGAACCATGCCAATTGTAATCATGTAAATAAAAATGGATATGACTAATGTGGCGAGAGGGCCGTGAATAATGGTCATAGCTAAAAGCACAGCCGTCGCAATCATAGCGGTAATGACAGCTATGCGAAGCAGGCTTTTTTCATGGATGATTCCGCCAAAGCGCCCGATGATAAAGCTGCCCGATATAATCGCCAGGCCGTTAATGCCGAACAGAATACTAAACACCTGCGGCGACACTCCATAAATATCCTGGTATACAAAAGGCGTACCGGACACATATGCAAAGCTTCCCCCGTGAACAAATCCGACCGTTAACGCGTACCCCATAAAGGACCGATCCTTCAGCAGGCTGCCCATCGTTTTAACAGATGTTCCGATTGAGCTTGGAATCCGTTTTTCCGGCGGCAGCGTTTCTTTTAATCGAAACGCAATCAACAGGACAAGTAAAAACCCGATGATTGTTAACACGTGAAAAATCGTATGCCACGTTGCAAATGGCAAAAGCAAAATGGCGCCGCCTGTCATTGGCGCAACCATTGGCGCAACAGCTGTAATAACCATTAACAGCGAGAAAAATTTAGAAAGCTCTCTTCCAGTAAACACATCGCGGACGATGGCGCGAGACAGCACAAGTCCCGCGGAAGCGGTGAACCCTTGTAAAAAGCGCGCAGTCACTAGTGTTGTAATGTTGGGCGACAGCGCACAAAACAGAGAAGATAACGCAAATAAAAAAATACAGATTAATAGCGGCTTTCGTCTTCCCTGCGCGTCACTGACCGGCCCGACGATCAGCTGGCCGATGGTAAGGCCGACCAGACAGGCTGTTAAACTTAACTGTACAAGTGAAGCACTTGCTGATAAATCATCCGCGATTTCAGGAAAACTCGGCAAATACATATCTATATTAAGCGGGCCCAATATAGCAAGCATGCCGAGCAGCAACGCCAATGCCAAGCGTTCTTTTCCAGTAGGATTTTGCAGCATGTTATCAAACCTTCCCTTCAACCTAGTCCCTTATGTCAAATCCATGTCAACCCCAACGATGGATTGAAGCTGTGAAACATTTGTATATTGTATCATAACTTTCAAGCTGTGAAAGCCGCTTAAAGCTTGAACGAAAGACACAAAAAAATCAGGGTCTTCTGCCCTGATCAAGTAAGTGCCGATCCTCTTGTTTTATGCCCATAACCGCAAACCCGCCATAAGAAGTACACCGCTGATCACAGTAATGGATAAGCTTTTCGTTTTCATCGCAATCAAGAGGGTCGGGATCAAGATGGCGGCTGCAGGCCAATTCAATTGCACAGTACCATTAGACTGAATCATACAATCCTTTACGACCAGCGCTGTCAATATACACACCGGCACATAGGAAAGCCATTTGAGCACGGGCTCCGGCAAAGTGATATTCCGTACAACTAAAAAAGGAATGATACGGGGAATCATCGTCACCAGCGCACAGCCGATAATCACCATCAAGACGTATGTATTGATACTCATTTATCCGTCACCACCCCGATTGTCGCTACGATGGCCGTTGATATGATGACAGCAAGATGAGACGGCATAAAGAAAGAAAACACAACCATGGCGATCACCATATAGATCATGAGAGAGACATAATGTTTGAGCTTCGCCGGCACAACATGCTCCAATTGAAGAATCAGCAGCGCTAAAAACATGGCCGTCACCGCGAAATCAAGTCCGAATGATTCCGGGTCGGTTATCCATTTGCCAAAAACAGCACCCGCCAGACAAGACAGCACCCAGCACGCATATGCTGTAAGGTTTAAGCCGAACATCCAGCGATCGTTAATCGGCTCGTTTTTGACAATCTTATTGGAAGCCACACCAAACGACTCATCTGTCACCATCATGCCGATCCCTACATTTTTCGCCAGTGAATACTTTGAAAAATGAGGAGCGAGCGCAGCACTTAATAGAAAATTCCGCAAATTCACGATAAACGTCGTCAAAATAATGGCGGACATCGGGCTGTTTACCGCCAACAACGCACACATAATAAACTGGGCGCCGCCCGCAAAAACCAATCCCGACATAAGCACAATTTCCATCACGCTCAAATGCGATGCAATTCCCACGATTCCGAGTGCCAATCCTACACTGATGTAACCGATCAGCGTCGGGATACAATCTTGAAGCCCCTTCAGAAATGTCGGCTCGTCAGTTTGTGCATGAGCCATTTCTTTCTCAGATATCATTCTGGTCCCCTCCTCGTCTAACATATTATACACTTGTATGTTATAGCTGACAATAGAATGTAATAACAGATTTCCATATGTTATAATGAAAACGAATATGGACGTAAGGAGATACATGTATGGATGATATCCAAGCCATTATCGCAATGAATCTGGTCAAACTTAGAAAAAACAGAAAACTGACTCTTGATCAAGTTTCTGAATTAACGGGTGTCAGCAAAGCGATGCTCGGACAAATCGAAAAAGGGAAATCAACCCCGACTGTCACCACGCTATGGAAGATCGCAAACGGGCTTCAAGTATCCTTTTCTATATTTCTGAAAGAAGACAAACCGAAAGTGAAAAAAATCAATCTGAAGGATATTGAACCTGTTACAGATAATGAAGAAAACTACAGTGTCTACCCTTTTTTTCCCTACAATCCTGAAACAAAGTTTGAAATTTACGTTGTTGATCTGAAACCTGGATGTATACATGAAGCAAAAACACATTTAGGAGAAGAATATCTACTCATTAAAGAAGGTGAATTAACGGTTAAACTGCAAGACCAGGAGCACATGCTCGCTTCAGGAGATGCCCTGCAATTTACAGGATCAACCCCGCACAGCTACATCAATTCTTCTGAAAAAACGGCCAGCTTTTTTCTGCTGATGTTTTATCCTGAGCCGCAAGAATGACCAAAACCTCCCTTCATAAACGAGGGAGATTTTTCAAATGTGCAAATGGCTTGCAAGTTGGAATCAATCATTGTATATTAATTGACGTGTCAATCATTGATATATCAATTAATAGATTTGACAAGAAAGAAGGGATGGGTTTTGGCGTCATTTTGTTCAGAGGAAGCCGAGATTTTATATCAGCTGCAAGGCGTGAACAAGGTGATTGGCGTGAAGTTCGAGGCATGCACGGGCATCAGCCAATCTCGTTTGGAATTGCTGACATTGCTTTATCATGCAGATGAGATCAGTCAAAGCGACCTTCAAAAGAAAGTAAATATAGATAGTGCAGCCGTCACTAGACACCTGAAACAGCTGGAAGCCAAAGGCATGGTCTCAAGACGGCGCAAGCCTGAGGACAATCGCATCACCCTTGTTCAGTTAACAGCCCAAGGAAGAGAGCGGATCGAGTCTTCTAAGAAAGAAA
The Bacillus vallismortis genome window above contains:
- a CDS encoding GNAT family N-acetyltransferase, which encodes MKIVASNELPQYIITDFFAKHWGSPEMVISSGVFRCDELDGYAALDEDGQIIGFITYVIDGKDCEIISLDRIIEKKGIGTALLQQVEETAKIAHCQRIKLITTNDNVYAMAFYQKRGYQFTALFPNAVEKARRLKPEIPKKAENGILIRDEILFSKVID
- a CDS encoding DUF4944 domain-containing protein; this translates as MSSHYKYPLIFTASLLVAFCLIFFSYHLFHDVRLEYPNWQGESKDRNWEAVFTKNEDAPNEYSGNLYWIGDTAQADHTYVESLIVKKDHEVLLRSHTEIPMRDYSGGTSRDGSAKETSVSFLERLDEHEFEGHDITVEVIWKQGDHATASQFSLNEKTLFDH
- a CDS encoding alkaline phosphatase, with translation MKKFPKKLLPIALLSTIAFSSLAGGSVPEASAKEKKKGNQDEIKNVIVLIGDGMGVSYTSAYRYLKDNKKTKFVEPTAFDQYLVGQQTTYPEDPEQNVTDSAAAATAMSAGVKTYNNAIAVDNDGSEVKTVLEAAKEKGKSTGLVATSEITHATPASFGSHNHSRKNMNSIADDYFDEMVNGKHKIDVLLGGGKSNFDRKDRNLIKEFKKAGYSYVDNRKNMLKNKDSQVLGLFADGGLPKMIDRTKDIPSLKDMTNIAIKKLNKNKDGFFLMVEGSQIDWAGHDNDIVAAMSEMEDFEQAFKAAIDFAKKDKHTLVVATADHSTGGYSIGADGIYNWFSEPIKAAKRTPDFMAEKIADGAGVEKTLKTYIDQKKLSLTKSEIQSVEKAAKTKEVLEIDNAIEEIFNKRSHTGWTTSGHTGEDVPVYAYGPSSEDFAGQIDNTEIAKKVFDALQYKIKINDK
- a CDS encoding DUF4352 domain-containing protein; its protein translation is MRRILSIAVFIVMLAGCSSNANTEKQNAGDEQKVKAAPQSTSSQKDSRDEYQPNSQVTDDRSLTKAGQTFSDDKGKAVLKDIKQVNQTYKIGDVELTVKEMKLIHLRPDYSMIDYFHVLTHDEEFDFVKVFVDIKNTSSKKVNVAPIALMKTNTGETFDWNKDIYLEELNGELEAGAEKSGNLGFIVNASSGHDHDEESHQKKAKEIKWIEITTSDVFDHNHQKISDAQKIKIEF
- a CDS encoding macrolide family glycosyltransferase, with the protein product MKTVLILNFPAEGHVNPTLGITKAFSEKGYDVHYISTETYKKRLEAAGATVHLHRDLLRTTPIQIASPNGILEFLKIHIKTSLDILHIVKDLSKSIQFDFVYFDKFGAGELVRDFLDIPGVSSSASFLFGEEHLKILPLHPESGIPLELDQECEDLLAQMKETYGVAPKNLVQFMNNKGELNVVYTSRYFQPESDRFGDECLFIGPSFPKRAEKSDFPIEQLKDEKVIYISMGTVLDHTEEFFNLCIDAFSCFNGKVVIAAGEKADLAKLKQAPENFIIAPYVPQLEVLDHADVFITHGGMNSVNEGIHFNVPLVVLPHDKDQPMVAQRLSELHAGYVISKDEVDVQKLKEGVDEVLHHDQYTKGIQKINQSFQECMDMDEVMERMNKLIRQKTK
- a CDS encoding glycoside hydrolase family 18 protein codes for the protein MFIHIVRPGDSLFSIGRRYDAAVDQIQGVNGLEETNIVPGQALLIPLYVYTVQPGDTLTAIAAKSFVPLERLRAANPGISPNELQVGAKITIPSISNYIAGTLSFYVLRNPDLDRELINDFAPYSSSISIFEYHFAPNGDIANQLNDAAAIETTWQRRVTPLATITNLTSDGFSTELVRQVLNNPAARTNLVNNIYYLVSTRGYGGVTIDFEQVSAADRDLFTGFLRQLRDRLQAGGYVLTIAVPAKTSDNIPWLRGYDYGGIGAVVDYMFIMAYDWHHAGSEPGPVAPISEIRSTIEFAIAQVPSRKIIIGVPLYGYDWIIPYQPGTVASAISNQNAIETAMRYQTPIQYSAEYQSPFFRYRDQQGRTHEVWFEDVRSMSQKMLIVREYGLQAIGAWQLTLGFTPGPWLLRKFFTIRKV
- a CDS encoding GntR family transcriptional regulator, whose translation is MDDFKLDKPTPYYLQFYNQLKKMIFNGTFKPGERINETQLAKSFGVSRSPIREAMRLLEKDGLLKADDRNGFSITSLTAKDVDEIYKIRIPLEQLAVELVIEEADEEELAILEKQLEETEKAIHNGTEDTVIISLNQKFHELLVDFSHNRHLKNLLEHVNDLIHFCRILNYTGDHRAETILSEHRKIFEEVKKKNKEAAKQYVMAHFNHDCEHLKHVIGEGKEN
- a CDS encoding sulfite exporter TauE/SafE family protein; amino-acid sequence: MLIILVMFLLGIILGFIGAGGAGFVIALLTLLFHIPIHTALGTSLAGMAFTSLSGAYSHYCEGNIQMKIGLTVGCFAAVGSFFGAKLTSFIPSDLLHYLTAGMLFLSAILILIRLFLLKEKAQMNQSHLSTYTRAVILGIVSGVLSGTFGIGSAPFIQIGLMIMLNLSIRHSVGTTMLVIIPLAVGGGIGYITEGYVDYILLMKVLVGTMCGAYVGAKFTNLMPKVVLKSAIFLTPAIAGLLLLF
- a CDS encoding Bcr/CflA family efflux MFS transporter codes for the protein MLQNPTGKERLALALLLGMLAILGPLNIDMYLPSFPEIADDLSASASLVQLSLTACLVGLTIGQLIVGPVSDAQGRRKPLLICIFLFALSSLFCALSPNITTLVTARFLQGFTASAGLVLSRAIVRDVFTGRELSKFFSLLMVITAVAPMVAPMTGGAILLLPFATWHTIFHVLTIIGFLLVLLIAFRLKETLPPEKRIPSSIGTSVKTMGSLLKDRSFMGYALTVGFVHGGSFAYVSGTPFVYQDIYGVSPQVFSILFGINGLAIISGSFIIGRFGGIIHEKSLLRIAVITAMIATAVLLAMTIIHGPLATLVISIFIYMITIGMVLTSTFTLAMEKQGQRAGSASALLGMLPLLLGSIVSPLVGINETTAIPMGAIMFVTAVIGSLAFFGLTKERAEHSS
- a CDS encoding AzlD domain-containing protein, encoding MSINTYVLMVIIGCALVTMIPRIIPFLVVRNITLPEPVLKWLSYVPVCILTALVVKDCMIQSNGTVQLNWPAAAILIPTLLIAMKTKSLSITVISGVLLMAGLRLWA
- a CDS encoding AzlC family ABC transporter permease, whose protein sequence is MISEKEMAHAQTDEPTFLKGLQDCIPTLIGYISVGLALGIVGIASHLSVMEIVLMSGLVFAGGAQFIMCALLAVNSPMSAIILTTFIVNLRNFLLSAALAPHFSKYSLAKNVGIGMMVTDESFGVASNKIVKNEPINDRWMFGLNLTAYACWVLSCLAGAVFGKWITDPESFGLDFAVTAMFLALLILQLEHVVPAKLKHYVSLMIYMVIAMVVFSFFMPSHLAVIISTAIVATIGVVTDK
- a CDS encoding helix-turn-helix domain-containing protein; its protein translation is MDDIQAIIAMNLVKLRKNRKLTLDQVSELTGVSKAMLGQIEKGKSTPTVTTLWKIANGLQVSFSIFLKEDKPKVKKINLKDIEPVTDNEENYSVYPFFPYNPETKFEIYVVDLKPGCIHEAKTHLGEEYLLIKEGELTVKLQDQEHMLASGDALQFTGSTPHSYINSSEKTASFFLLMFYPEPQE